In Ruania zhangjianzhongii, the following proteins share a genomic window:
- a CDS encoding electron transfer flavoprotein subunit beta/FixA family protein: MKHVPDLSSDRGFGSDGRTVRTTDDGTLNEVDENAVETALLLKEAAQAAGTPAAEVIALTLGPAPAVDAVRRALQMGADSGVHVCDDALAGADYAVTARGLAAAVRAQGQVDVLVTGMAALDGLGAVLPSLLAADLGWPQLTVAGEVTLTDGVLIATRDVDGATETWRATPPAVVSVTDVANSPRLARMKEILAARQKPVQTVTAADLGLTEADLTVRTAVRSATRRPEPEPEIVADDGTGGQQLADYLIAHDLLIKESR; this comes from the coding sequence GTGAAGCACGTTCCTGACCTTTCGTCAGATCGGGGCTTCGGCTCCGACGGCCGAACCGTGCGCACCACTGACGACGGCACGTTGAACGAGGTGGACGAGAACGCCGTCGAGACCGCGCTGCTGCTCAAGGAGGCGGCCCAGGCTGCCGGCACCCCGGCTGCCGAGGTCATCGCCCTGACCCTGGGCCCCGCGCCGGCCGTGGACGCGGTGCGCCGCGCTCTGCAGATGGGTGCCGACTCCGGGGTGCACGTCTGCGACGACGCGCTCGCCGGCGCCGACTATGCCGTCACCGCCCGCGGGCTGGCGGCGGCGGTCCGGGCTCAGGGCCAGGTGGACGTGCTGGTTACCGGGATGGCCGCGCTGGACGGGTTGGGCGCGGTGCTGCCGTCGCTGCTCGCCGCGGACCTGGGCTGGCCCCAGCTGACCGTGGCCGGGGAGGTGACGCTGACCGATGGTGTGCTGATCGCCACCCGCGACGTCGACGGCGCCACCGAGACCTGGCGGGCCACTCCACCGGCGGTGGTGTCGGTCACCGACGTGGCGAACAGCCCCCGGCTGGCCCGGATGAAGGAGATCCTCGCCGCCCGGCAGAAACCGGTGCAGACGGTGACCGCCGCAGATCTCGGTCTGACCGAGGCGGATCTGACCGTGCGGACCGCGGTCCGCAGCGCCACCCGTCGCCCGGAGCCCGAACCCGAGATCGTCGCCGATGACGGCACCGGCGGGCAGCAGCTGGCCGACTACCTGATCGCTCATGACCTGCTCATCAAGGAGAGCCGATGA
- a CDS encoding phosphotransferase family protein encodes MSAEGRSRLVWADLPDGVAHLVQEQLGSEVVASVSHDGGYSPGLASTLVTGSGERVFVKAVGESMNTFAVELYRREAAVAPLLDERVPAPAFRWSAEESIGGDDWVALAFDAADGPGPGDPWTADGIAAAVDLADRIGDLDAPAGLPAFADEQFRHWHEVAADPELSAGIAALDPWAGEQVDRLVGLADGWADAVAGTALVHGDLRADNMVTLAGTAAAVDWPSAVSGAPWVDLVCLLPSMVLEGAGEAEELLAMSRHAAAADAEAVNVVLAAIAGYFLHSSLQPPPPGIPHVRRFQRDQGLVCTRWLGNRLDGTRTLEP; translated from the coding sequence ATGAGCGCTGAGGGTCGTTCCCGGCTGGTCTGGGCGGATTTGCCCGACGGCGTTGCTCACCTCGTGCAGGAGCAGCTCGGGTCCGAGGTGGTCGCCTCGGTCAGCCATGACGGCGGCTACAGCCCTGGTCTGGCTTCGACGTTGGTCACCGGGTCCGGGGAGCGAGTGTTCGTGAAGGCGGTGGGGGAGTCGATGAACACGTTCGCCGTGGAGCTCTACCGGCGGGAGGCAGCAGTGGCGCCGCTGCTCGATGAGCGCGTGCCGGCGCCGGCGTTCCGGTGGAGCGCTGAAGAGAGCATCGGCGGCGACGACTGGGTGGCGCTCGCCTTCGATGCTGCCGACGGACCCGGCCCGGGCGATCCGTGGACCGCCGACGGTATTGCCGCGGCGGTGGACCTGGCCGACCGGATCGGGGACCTGGACGCCCCTGCCGGGTTGCCTGCGTTCGCCGATGAGCAGTTCCGGCACTGGCACGAGGTAGCCGCCGACCCCGAGCTGAGTGCCGGGATCGCGGCCCTGGACCCGTGGGCGGGAGAGCAGGTGGACCGCCTCGTGGGGCTCGCCGACGGTTGGGCGGACGCGGTGGCCGGCACCGCGCTGGTGCACGGCGACCTGCGGGCGGACAATATGGTCACCCTCGCCGGGACGGCCGCTGCGGTGGACTGGCCCTCTGCCGTCTCCGGCGCCCCGTGGGTCGACCTGGTCTGCCTGCTGCCCTCGATGGTGCTCGAGGGTGCCGGGGAGGCGGAGGAGCTGCTGGCGATGTCCCGCCATGCGGCCGCGGCCGACGCCGAGGCCGTGAACGTGGTGCTTGCTGCGATCGCCGGCTACTTCCTGCACTCCTCGCTGCAGCCGCCTCCGCCGGGTATCCCGCATGTGCGCCGCTTCCAGCGGGACCAGGGCCTGGTCTGCACGCGCTGGCTGGGCAATCGCCTGGACGGGACGCGGACACTAGAGCCGTGA
- a CDS encoding FAD-binding dehydrogenase codes for MTDTDVIVIGAGLAGLVAATELTRRGQRVIILDAEPAASLGGQAFWSFGGLFLVDSPEQRRLGLRDSAELAFSDWLGSAEFAAGAERGEGPDAMGYAWAQRFVEFAAGPMREWLHELGVRWFPLVQWAERGGYLAGGHGNTLPRFHVTWGTGPGVLAPFLAAARFARSEGLLQIRFRHRVTDLVVTDGQVTGVRADVLAPTTAPRGEPTSREVTDQIELAAHAVVLATGGIGANHDLVRSAWPEAAGTLPEQLLSGVPDGTDGSGLQLARDAGGAVVHAERMWHYPEGIAMPEGIWSRHGVRILPGPSSLWLDSTGQRLPAPLFPGFDALGALEHLTTGGHPHSWFVLNKAIMNTEFALSGSDQNPDLTGKDLRLLAQRVLPGAVGPVEAFAQHSPDFVWADTPAELAAGMNALTGSSDIDPAALNRLIELRDAQVASGLGKDPQIAAIHHARGYVVDKRMRVAPPRPLTTAKDGPLLAVRLQVLTRKTLGGVHTDTSGRVLDARGEAIGGLYAAGEAAGFGGGGVHGRRALEGTFLAGCLYSGTVVGTSI; via the coding sequence ATGACCGACACCGACGTCATCGTGATCGGAGCCGGCTTGGCCGGTCTGGTCGCAGCCACCGAGCTCACCCGCCGGGGGCAGCGGGTCATCATCCTGGACGCCGAACCGGCCGCGTCGCTGGGCGGGCAGGCCTTCTGGTCCTTCGGCGGGCTGTTCCTGGTCGACTCCCCCGAGCAGCGGCGCCTCGGTCTGCGCGACAGTGCCGAACTCGCCTTCTCCGACTGGCTCGGCTCGGCAGAGTTCGCTGCCGGCGCTGAGCGTGGCGAGGGTCCGGACGCGATGGGCTATGCCTGGGCGCAGCGGTTCGTGGAGTTCGCCGCCGGTCCGATGCGGGAGTGGCTGCACGAGCTCGGAGTGCGCTGGTTCCCGTTGGTGCAGTGGGCCGAACGTGGCGGATACCTGGCCGGTGGGCACGGGAACACGCTGCCGCGGTTCCACGTCACCTGGGGTACCGGGCCCGGGGTGCTCGCCCCGTTCCTGGCCGCGGCCCGGTTCGCTCGCTCCGAAGGGCTGCTGCAGATCCGGTTCCGGCACCGGGTCACCGATCTGGTGGTCACCGACGGCCAGGTCACCGGCGTGCGCGCCGATGTACTCGCGCCCACCACCGCCCCACGCGGAGAGCCCACCTCCCGGGAGGTGACCGACCAGATCGAACTGGCTGCGCACGCCGTCGTGCTGGCCACCGGCGGGATCGGCGCGAACCATGACCTGGTCCGCTCGGCCTGGCCAGAGGCGGCCGGTACGCTGCCGGAGCAGCTGCTCTCCGGGGTGCCGGACGGCACCGACGGCTCCGGTCTGCAGCTCGCCCGGGATGCCGGTGGCGCGGTGGTGCACGCGGAGCGGATGTGGCACTACCCCGAGGGGATCGCCATGCCTGAGGGCATCTGGTCTCGGCACGGGGTGCGGATCCTGCCCGGGCCGAGTTCGCTCTGGCTGGACTCGACCGGGCAACGGCTGCCGGCTCCGCTGTTCCCCGGCTTCGATGCGCTCGGCGCGCTGGAGCACCTGACCACTGGTGGCCACCCGCACTCGTGGTTCGTGCTGAACAAGGCGATCATGAACACCGAGTTCGCCCTCTCCGGTTCGGACCAGAACCCGGACCTGACCGGGAAGGACCTGCGGCTGCTCGCCCAGCGGGTGCTGCCCGGGGCGGTCGGCCCGGTGGAGGCGTTCGCACAGCACTCCCCCGACTTCGTCTGGGCCGATACCCCGGCCGAGCTCGCCGCCGGGATGAACGCACTCACCGGCAGCAGCGATATCGACCCTGCGGCGCTGAACCGGCTGATCGAGCTCCGCGACGCGCAGGTGGCCTCCGGTCTGGGTAAGGACCCGCAGATCGCAGCGATCCACCACGCCCGCGGGTACGTGGTGGACAAGCGGATGCGGGTCGCCCCGCCCCGACCACTGACCACCGCGAAGGATGGGCCGCTGCTCGCCGTGCGGCTGCAGGTACTCACCCGCAAGACCCTCGGCGGCGTGCACACGGACACCTCCGGCCGAGTGCTCGATGCCCGCGGCGAAGCGATCGGCGGCCTGTATGCCGCCGGCGAGGCCGCCGGGTTCGGCGGGGGCGGGGTGCACGGCCGCCGTGCCCTGGAGGGCACCTTCCTGGCGGGGTGCCTGTACAGCGGGACAGTTGTCGGAACGTCGATCTGA
- a CDS encoding electron transfer flavoprotein subunit alpha/FixB family protein — translation MTTVLVPLDQGDQPLRPATLEVLTLARDLGEVTVLAFAEPGEELLTDLGRYGVGRVLVTQLPEPATSSALVGQAVASAVRQVSGAVVLLPSTFTSKEVAAHAAHHLQAGLLIDVGDLRLDAGRLVGGKRVFGGTWETECAATTEVAVATVRPNAVLPTAATTPATPQVQPVTTEAAAPAGLELLERQVADHSGDVRPALAEAAIVVAGGRGTFGDFEAVEELADVLGGAIGTTRDCVDEGWLPHEAQVGQTGTTIAPRVYIGAGISGAPHHVGGMSAAGTVIAVNLDDEAPLVQLADFAVIGDLSSVLADAAEALRAYRDER, via the coding sequence ATGACCACTGTGCTTGTCCCGCTCGACCAGGGCGACCAGCCGCTGCGCCCGGCGACCCTCGAGGTGCTCACCCTCGCCCGGGACCTGGGCGAGGTCACCGTGCTGGCCTTTGCCGAACCGGGCGAGGAGCTGCTCACCGATCTCGGCCGGTATGGCGTGGGTCGCGTGCTGGTGACACAGCTCCCCGAGCCGGCGACCTCCTCGGCCCTGGTAGGCCAGGCCGTGGCGAGTGCGGTACGGCAGGTGAGCGGCGCCGTCGTGCTGCTGCCTTCGACGTTCACCAGCAAAGAGGTGGCCGCGCACGCTGCGCACCACCTGCAGGCGGGGCTGCTCATCGACGTCGGTGACCTGCGGCTGGACGCCGGTCGGCTGGTCGGGGGCAAGCGGGTGTTCGGTGGCACCTGGGAGACCGAGTGTGCCGCGACCACGGAGGTGGCTGTGGCCACGGTGCGGCCGAACGCTGTGCTCCCCACCGCGGCCACCACACCGGCCACACCGCAGGTGCAGCCGGTGACCACCGAGGCCGCGGCACCGGCAGGGCTGGAGCTGCTCGAGCGGCAGGTGGCCGACCACTCCGGTGACGTGCGTCCCGCCCTGGCCGAAGCGGCGATCGTGGTGGCCGGCGGGCGCGGGACGTTCGGTGACTTCGAAGCGGTCGAGGAGCTGGCCGATGTGCTCGGCGGCGCGATCGGCACCACCCGGGACTGCGTGGACGAGGGCTGGCTGCCTCATGAGGCACAGGTCGGGCAGACCGGCACCACGATCGCGCCCCGGGTGTACATCGGCGCGGGGATCTCCGGGGCGCCGCACCACGTGGGCGGGATGTCCGCGGCGGGCACGGTGATCGCGGTGAACCTGGACGATGAGGCACCGTTGGTGCAGCTCGCCGACTTCGCGGTGATCGGGGACCTGTCCTCGGTGCTGGCCGATGCCGCTGAGGCGCTGCGCGCCTATCGTGATGAGCGCTGA
- a CDS encoding aldo/keto reductase, whose protein sequence is MATAPEQMATADGQVVCAVGQGTWYLGDDPGTREEEIAALRAGIEAGLNLIDTAEMYGGGRSEDLVGAAIAPVREQVYLVDKVLPSNASRSGTIAACERSLRALGTDWIDLYLLHWPGPYPEAETVAAFEELIERGLIRSWGVSNFDPGDLAVLPAGPLVNQVLYNPSRRGVEVDLLPAHRAAGITTMAYSPIEQGRLLDDPTLAGVARRHGVSVAQVLIAWAVREGGVIAIPKASTVAHVRENAAALELRLDADDLAAIDAAFPAPDGPVPLEIL, encoded by the coding sequence ATGGCCACAGCACCTGAGCAGATGGCGACGGCGGACGGCCAGGTGGTCTGCGCCGTCGGGCAGGGCACGTGGTATCTCGGCGACGACCCGGGCACTCGCGAGGAGGAGATCGCAGCGCTGCGCGCCGGGATCGAGGCGGGGCTGAACCTGATCGACACTGCCGAGATGTACGGCGGCGGGCGGTCGGAGGACCTGGTCGGTGCGGCGATCGCGCCGGTGCGCGAGCAGGTCTACCTGGTGGACAAGGTGCTGCCGAGCAACGCTTCTCGATCTGGGACCATCGCGGCGTGCGAGCGGTCGTTGCGGGCGCTGGGCACCGACTGGATCGACCTGTATCTGCTGCACTGGCCCGGACCGTACCCGGAGGCGGAGACGGTCGCGGCGTTCGAGGAGCTGATCGAGCGTGGTCTGATCCGGTCCTGGGGAGTGAGCAACTTCGATCCTGGGGACCTGGCAGTGCTACCGGCCGGCCCGCTGGTGAACCAGGTGTTGTACAACCCGAGCCGGCGCGGTGTGGAGGTGGACCTGCTGCCGGCGCACCGAGCGGCGGGCATCACCACGATGGCCTACTCCCCGATCGAGCAGGGCCGGCTGCTGGACGATCCGACGCTGGCTGGCGTGGCGCGGCGGCACGGGGTGAGCGTGGCGCAGGTGCTGATTGCCTGGGCGGTGCGCGAGGGCGGTGTGATCGCGATCCCGAAGGCGTCGACCGTGGCGCACGTGCGGGAGAACGCGGCGGCGCTGGAGCTGCGGCTCGATGCGGACGACCTGGCCGCGATCGACGCAGCGTTCCCGGCGCCGGATGGCCCGGTGCCGCTGGAGATCCTCTGA
- the glgX gene encoding glycogen debranching protein GlgX encodes MTSTASRTDPVTPAEELAFRDQVQPTAFGVHLTPGGVRVLVHAPHADRVEICFPGAGADSTERRVRLHRGRWGRWFGTVPGIGAGQAYGFRVNGPWEPARGLLHNPHQLLLDPYTRAVQGEVDLRPEIYGHRVDEDLISVDRRRTADDRDSAGHVPVSVVVTDRFDGPVVDHPRVPWRDTVIYEAHVRGLTQRLPGVPAELRGTYAGLAHPTTVAHLKDLGITAVELLPIHAKTSEPALTQRGLTNYWGYNTLAFFAPEPSYATTAAQQAGPQAVLDEVKGMVALLHEAGLEVLLDVVYNHTCEGGLDGPMLSWRGLDNRGYYLHRGGRHSEYEDVTGTGNSLDFRNRPVVAMALDSLRYWTQVVGVDGFRFDLATTLARRGHTFDPDHPFLVALSTDPVLARVKLIAEPWDVGPGGWRTGQFPAPLAEWNDRFRDTLRRFWITDAATATSGGVGHDLRELATRLSGSADLFSPRPAPEGRGPGASINYITAHDGFTLADLVSYDHKRNEANGEDNRDGTDNNLSWNHGVEGASDDPEVLAHRRRTMRNLLGSLLLAGGTPMLTAGDEIARSQQGNNNAYCQDTPLSWVDWDVEDWQQDLTATVAHLLRLRAAIPALRPDRFHHGEATDVHPTLAWYDEHGAAMTHHRWHDPHRRVLQMYLRDERDPAGALVVLNGAANGVGVTLTPDGAADLELVWDSCWERPVAGESVPAGSTVEVPELSMRLYRGHR; translated from the coding sequence GTGACCTCGACCGCTTCCCGTACCGATCCCGTGACGCCCGCCGAGGAGCTCGCGTTCCGCGACCAGGTCCAGCCGACGGCGTTCGGGGTGCACCTGACCCCGGGCGGGGTACGGGTGCTGGTGCACGCGCCGCACGCGGACCGGGTGGAGATCTGCTTCCCCGGTGCCGGCGCGGACAGTACGGAGCGGCGCGTCCGGCTGCACCGAGGCCGCTGGGGTCGCTGGTTCGGCACCGTGCCCGGGATCGGTGCCGGGCAGGCCTACGGGTTCCGGGTGAACGGACCGTGGGAGCCCGCCCGCGGGCTGCTGCACAATCCGCACCAGCTACTCCTGGACCCCTACACCCGGGCCGTACAGGGTGAGGTGGACCTGCGCCCGGAGATCTACGGGCACCGGGTGGATGAGGACCTGATTTCGGTCGACCGGCGGCGGACCGCCGACGACCGGGACAGCGCGGGGCACGTCCCGGTGTCCGTGGTGGTCACCGACCGTTTCGACGGCCCGGTGGTGGACCATCCGCGGGTGCCGTGGCGGGACACCGTGATCTATGAGGCGCATGTGCGCGGCCTGACCCAGCGGCTACCGGGAGTGCCGGCCGAGTTGCGCGGCACCTACGCCGGCCTGGCGCACCCCACGACCGTGGCGCACCTGAAGGATTTGGGGATCACCGCCGTCGAGCTGCTGCCGATCCACGCGAAGACCAGCGAACCGGCCCTGACCCAGCGTGGGCTGACCAACTACTGGGGCTACAACACGCTGGCCTTCTTCGCCCCGGAGCCCTCCTATGCCACCACGGCGGCACAGCAGGCAGGCCCGCAGGCCGTGCTCGATGAGGTCAAGGGCATGGTGGCACTGCTGCACGAGGCCGGCCTGGAAGTGCTGCTGGACGTGGTCTACAACCACACCTGCGAAGGCGGGCTGGACGGGCCGATGCTGTCCTGGCGGGGACTGGACAACCGGGGCTACTACCTGCACCGGGGCGGGCGGCACAGTGAGTACGAGGACGTCACCGGCACCGGCAACTCGCTGGACTTCCGCAACCGGCCAGTGGTGGCGATGGCCCTGGATTCTCTGCGGTACTGGACCCAGGTGGTCGGCGTAGACGGGTTCCGGTTCGACCTGGCCACCACTCTGGCGCGCCGCGGGCACACCTTCGACCCCGACCACCCGTTCCTGGTGGCCCTGTCCACCGACCCGGTGCTCGCGAGAGTGAAGCTGATCGCCGAACCGTGGGATGTGGGCCCCGGAGGCTGGCGCACCGGGCAGTTCCCGGCGCCGCTGGCGGAGTGGAACGACAGGTTCCGGGACACGCTGCGCAGGTTCTGGATCACCGACGCCGCCACAGCGACCAGCGGCGGAGTGGGCCACGATCTGCGCGAGCTGGCCACCCGGCTCTCCGGCTCCGCCGACCTGTTCTCCCCGCGCCCGGCGCCCGAGGGCCGTGGGCCGGGGGCGAGCATCAACTACATCACCGCCCACGACGGCTTCACTCTGGCCGACCTGGTCTCCTACGACCACAAGCGCAACGAGGCCAACGGTGAGGACAACCGGGACGGCACCGACAACAACCTGTCCTGGAACCACGGTGTGGAGGGTGCCTCGGACGATCCTGAGGTGCTCGCCCACCGGCGCCGCACGATGCGCAACCTGCTCGGCTCGCTGCTGCTGGCCGGCGGCACCCCGATGCTCACCGCCGGGGACGAGATCGCCCGCAGCCAGCAGGGCAACAACAACGCCTACTGCCAGGACACCCCGCTCTCCTGGGTGGACTGGGACGTCGAGGACTGGCAGCAGGACCTGACCGCGACCGTGGCGCACCTGCTCCGGCTGCGCGCTGCGATACCTGCCCTGCGGCCGGACCGGTTCCACCACGGCGAGGCCACTGACGTGCACCCGACGCTGGCCTGGTACGACGAGCACGGCGCCGCGATGACCCACCACCGGTGGCACGACCCGCACCGGCGGGTGCTGCAGATGTACCTGCGGGATGAGCGCGACCCGGCCGGGGCGCTGGTGGTGCTGAACGGGGCGGCGAACGGGGTGGGGGTGACGCTCACCCCGGACGGCGCCGCCGATCTGGAGCTGGTCTGGGACTCGTGCTGGGAGCGTCCGGTGGCCGGGGAGAGCGTGCCCGCCGGGTCCACGGTCGAGGTGCCGGAGCTGAGCATGCGGCTCTACCGGGGCCACCGCTGA
- a CDS encoding maleylpyruvate isomerase family mycothiol-dependent enzyme: MNHEDVIVAEAARFADVLATADPHAQCPTCPEWNSADLLWHLTTVHRFWAAVLEQDLRTDEQAEAVESGEEQQPSAISAMLPERSAATETLVDQLRRLGDDQPRWTWWEPEQTVGFTRRMQVCEATMHRIDAELTARVDAGPIDDEVATLCLDHCVDVMWGWMPDWATWQAETVAELLAPDTGGRWLVEVGHWFGTGPESGREFDVPRAVRAGAGAAAPTVRVTAPVEQLARWAWRRQGEAEVTGDTAALDALLAQGIQ, encoded by the coding sequence ATGAACCACGAAGACGTGATCGTCGCTGAGGCCGCCCGGTTCGCCGACGTGCTCGCCACCGCCGACCCGCATGCGCAGTGCCCGACCTGCCCGGAGTGGAACAGCGCCGACCTGCTCTGGCACCTGACCACGGTGCACCGGTTCTGGGCCGCTGTGCTGGAGCAGGATCTGCGCACCGACGAGCAGGCCGAGGCGGTCGAGTCCGGCGAGGAGCAGCAGCCGTCGGCGATCTCGGCGATGCTGCCGGAGCGGTCGGCCGCGACCGAGACGCTGGTTGACCAGCTCCGCCGGCTCGGCGACGACCAACCGCGATGGACCTGGTGGGAGCCGGAGCAGACCGTGGGCTTCACCCGACGGATGCAGGTCTGCGAGGCGACCATGCACCGGATCGACGCGGAGCTGACTGCGCGGGTGGACGCCGGCCCGATCGACGATGAGGTCGCGACCTTGTGCCTGGACCACTGCGTGGATGTGATGTGGGGCTGGATGCCCGACTGGGCCACCTGGCAGGCGGAGACCGTGGCCGAGCTCCTCGCGCCGGATACCGGCGGGCGCTGGCTGGTCGAGGTCGGGCACTGGTTCGGCACCGGGCCGGAGTCCGGCCGCGAGTTCGACGTGCCGCGGGCGGTGCGGGCGGGCGCCGGGGCCGCAGCGCCGACCGTGCGGGTGACGGCACCGGTGGAGCAGCTGGCCCGCTGGGCCTGGCGGCGTCAGGGCGAGGCCGAGGTGACCGGCGACACGGCGGCTCTGGACGCCCTCCTCGCCCAAGGCATCCAGTAG
- the trpS gene encoding tryptophan--tRNA ligase — MSTEATAHASLDRAVARSAAIESELATDASRYRVLTGDRPTGRLHLGHYLGTLANRVRLQDLGVQTMLLVADYQVITDRDDAGPIAERVRDLVTDYLALGIDPERTTIFAHSAVPALNQLMLPFLSLVTDSELRRNPTVKAEYEATGGRPMSALLLTYPVHQAADILFCKANLVPVGRDQLPHLELTRVIARRFNERYAGGAGVFPAPDALLSPATNVLGMDGQKMSKSRHNTIDLAMTEDETAKQLKRAVTDSDRFITYDPIARPEVANLLLIAAQMTGRAPEEIAAEIGDGGGGGLKKLVTEAVNEGLRPIRERRRELEADPAVVDRVLAAGNARANEIADATLAEVRAAMGMVYA, encoded by the coding sequence CTGAGCACCGAGGCCACGGCGCATGCCTCCTTGGACCGGGCGGTAGCGCGCAGCGCCGCGATCGAGAGCGAGCTGGCGACCGATGCCAGCCGGTACCGGGTGCTCACCGGGGACCGGCCCACCGGCCGCCTGCACCTGGGGCACTACCTGGGCACCCTCGCCAACCGGGTTCGGCTGCAGGATCTCGGCGTGCAGACGATGCTGCTGGTGGCCGACTACCAGGTGATCACCGACCGGGACGATGCCGGCCCGATCGCCGAGCGGGTCCGCGACCTGGTCACCGACTACCTCGCGCTCGGGATCGACCCGGAGCGCACCACCATCTTCGCCCACTCCGCAGTGCCGGCCCTGAACCAGCTGATGCTGCCGTTCCTGTCCTTGGTGACCGACTCCGAGCTGCGCCGCAACCCGACGGTGAAGGCCGAGTACGAGGCCACCGGCGGGCGGCCGATGAGCGCCCTGCTGCTCACCTACCCGGTGCACCAGGCCGCGGACATCCTGTTCTGTAAGGCGAACCTGGTGCCGGTGGGCAGGGACCAGCTGCCGCACCTGGAGCTCACCCGGGTGATCGCCCGCCGGTTCAACGAACGCTACGCCGGTGGCGCGGGGGTGTTCCCAGCCCCGGACGCGCTGCTCAGCCCGGCCACGAACGTGCTCGGGATGGACGGGCAGAAGATGTCCAAGTCCCGGCACAACACCATCGATCTGGCGATGACCGAGGACGAGACCGCCAAACAGCTCAAGCGGGCAGTCACCGACTCCGACCGGTTCATCACCTACGACCCGATCGCCCGCCCGGAGGTGGCGAACCTGCTGCTGATCGCGGCGCAGATGACCGGCCGCGCGCCGGAGGAGATCGCCGCGGAGATCGGCGACGGCGGTGGTGGCGGGCTGAAGAAGCTGGTCACCGAGGCAGTGAACGAGGGCCTCCGCCCGATCCGGGAACGCCGCCGCGAGCTGGAGGCCGACCCGGCCGTGGTGGACCGGGTGCTCGCCGCCGGCAACGCCCGCGCGAACGAGATCGCCGACGCCACCCTCGCCGAGGTGCGCGCCGCGATGGGCATGGTCTACGCCTGA
- a CDS encoding GNAT family N-acetyltransferase, with protein MHATDVVIREYRDEDAAGWVRCRALSFLGSQYYDDMHPVRTVLAEGAIALVATAGEHVVGLLDIEIEGAEATIDSIATDPDHQGRGIATALLARALPLLEARGVGSLDAWTREDIAANGWYQANGFTEQFRYLHVYLGHDEDATGFATPEGLSRPVSAVMHGSIEDEAVLRARYRKVYVCRQYLRPLSPPAPLPT; from the coding sequence GTGCACGCCACCGACGTCGTGATCCGCGAGTACCGGGACGAGGATGCCGCCGGCTGGGTGCGCTGCCGCGCGCTGTCGTTCTTGGGCTCGCAGTACTACGACGACATGCATCCGGTGCGGACCGTGCTGGCCGAAGGCGCGATCGCTCTGGTGGCCACCGCCGGTGAGCACGTGGTGGGGCTCCTGGACATCGAGATCGAGGGGGCCGAAGCCACGATCGACTCGATCGCGACCGATCCCGACCACCAGGGGCGAGGCATTGCCACCGCACTCCTGGCCCGAGCGCTACCGCTGCTGGAGGCCCGCGGCGTAGGCAGCCTGGATGCCTGGACCCGCGAGGACATCGCCGCGAACGGGTGGTACCAGGCGAATGGCTTCACCGAGCAGTTCCGCTACCTGCACGTCTACCTCGGCCATGACGAGGACGCCACCGGGTTCGCCACACCCGAGGGGCTGAGCAGGCCGGTCAGCGCGGTGATGCACGGATCGATCGAGGACGAGGCGGTGCTGCGCGCCCGGTACCGGAAGGTGTACGTGTGCCGGCAGTATCTGCGCCCGCTCAGCCCACCAGCACCGTTGCCGACCTGA